In Epinephelus moara isolate mb chromosome 9, YSFRI_EMoa_1.0, whole genome shotgun sequence, a genomic segment contains:
- the LOC126395120 gene encoding gastrula zinc finger protein XlCGF8.2DB-like isoform X1 encodes MLTPTNEESDHSEDQTVNWSITETQNMVGETPLQYISDKSYVVPEPDSDHQLLSHNSHAAESQVQVDGKHGDSGSARNAEQTQPNQHHNNSSHTNNVSNPAMSTVYCNTQTGKMSFKCDTCGKALNCKSALKRHLITHTGERPYSCQTCGKDFGHNSDLIVHMRMHTGEKPYPCNTCGKGFTKASVLKAHIRTHTGERPYSCQTCGKDFGRNSDLTVHMRIHTGEKPFTCKTCGRAFRLIGHLIGHMRTHTGEKPYLCKTCGAAFRHSSHLIGHMRTHTGEKPFICKTCGRAFRLRSHLMSHMNTHTGEKPHTCNTCGKSFCRMSLLKSHLRIHTDDRSPVLATHAEDVTDVIVTL; translated from the exons ATGTTGACTCCTACTAATGAGGAAAGTGACCACAGTGAAGATCAGACTGTGAACTGGAGTATCACTGAAACTCAGAATATGGTGGGGGAAACGCCTCTACAGTACATTTCAGATAAAAGCTATGTTGTCCCAGAACCAGACAGTGACCACCAGCTCCTCTCTCACAACTCTCATGCAGCTGAGAGCCAAGTTCAG GTAGACGGCAAGCATGGAGACTCAGGTTCGGCTAGAAATGCAGAGCAAACACAACCGAATCAACATCACAACAATAGCAGTCACACTAATAATGTATCTAACCCTGCTATGTCAACAGTTTACTGTAATACTCAGACAGGTAAAATGTCTTTCAAATGTGACACATGTGGGAAAGCTTTAAACTGTAAGTCAGCTTTGAAGAGACACCTGataacacacacaggtgagaggcCATATTCTTGCCAAACATGCGGGAAAGATTTCGGACATAATAGTGACTTGATAGTCCACATGAGAATGCACACAGGCGAGAAGCCATATCCTTGCAACACCTGTGGGAAGGGATTTACTAAGGCGTCAGTATTGAAGGCTCACAtaagaacacacacaggtgagaggcCGTACTCTTGCCAAACATGTGGGAAAGATTTTGGACGTAACAGTGACTTGACTGtccacatgagaatccacacaggcGAGAAGCCGTTCACGTGCAAAACATGTGGCAGAGCTTTCAGACTTATCGGTCACTTGATAGGCcacatgagaactcacacaggtgagaagccgtatctTTGCAAAACATGTGGGGCAGCTTTCAGACATAGTAGCCACCTAATAGGCCACATGAgaacccacacaggtgagaagccgtttatatgcaaaacatgtgggagaGCTTTCAGACTTAGAAGTCACTTGATGAGCCACATGAATACCCACACTGGGGAGAAGCCACATACTTGCAACACCTGCGGGAAAAGCTTTTGTCGGATGTCACTATTGAAGTCTCATTTGAGAATCCATACAGATGACAGGAGCCCTGTTCTTGCAACACATGCAGAAGATGTTACGGATGTAATCGTGACCTTATAA
- the LOC126395115 gene encoding zinc finger protein OZF-like produces the protein MPSLQYLKVFINESLTATAEQIFGVFEKMVVEYEEEIDRQRRLLDIAWKPKIKLHRIELPQQHVCKEEEEVVAEQQLCIEERNSSVEQEEPEPPEIKEEEEELCSSQEGEQLEVKQETDDFMLTPTNEESAHSEDQTVNWSITETQNMVGEETPLDYIIVKHTVHPEPDSDHQLLAHEAESQDQKGDKHGDSGSTRNAEQTQPNHNSNSHTKNESSRTMSVVHTNTHTGKESFKCDTCGRVCTSRSALKSHMRTHTGERPYLCNICGKKFTQASALNVHVRTHTDERPFSCETCGKDFRARGNLMKHTRIHSGEKPYSCKTCGKDFVRKNDLNVHVRIHTGEKPYFCKTCGAAFRHASHLKGHMRTHTGEKPFICKTCGRAFRLRSHLLSHMNTHTGVKPHSCNTCGKRFCRISLLKSHVRIHTADRSPALTTPAEEVTS, from the exons ATGCCTTCACTTCAGTATTTGAAAGTGTTTATCAACGAGAGTCTAACCGCTACTGCTGAACAAATATTCGGAGTTTTTGAGAAAATGGTCGTCGAGTACGAAGAAGAGATCGACCGTCAGCGCAGACTGTTGGATATAGCTTGGAAACCtaaaataaagttacacagAATAG AGCTCCCACAGCAACATGTctgtaaggaggaggaggaggttgtcgctgagcagcagctctgtattgAGGAGAGGAACTCCAGTGTGGAGcaagaggagccagagcctccagagattaaagaggaagaggaggaactgtgcagcagtcaggagggagagcagcttgaaGTGAAGCAGGAGACTGATGACTTTATGTTGACTCCTACTAATGAGGAAAGTGCCCACAGTGAAGATCAGACTGTGAACTGGAGTATCACTGAAACTCAAAATATGGTGGGGGAGGAAACACCTCTTGACTACATTATAGTTAAACACACTGTGCACCCAGAACCAGACAGTGACCACCAGCTCCTCGCTCATGAAGCTGAGAGCCAAGATCAGAAAGGAGACAAGCATGGAGACTCAGGTTCAACTAGAAATGCAGAACAAACGCAACCGAATCACAACAGCAACAGTCACACTAAGAATGAATCCAGTCGTACTATGTCAGTAGTTCACACTAATACCCACACAGGTAAAGAGTCTTTCAAATGTGACACGTGTGGTAGAGTATGCACAAGTAGGTCAGCTTTGAAAAGCCACATGAGAACACATACAGGTGAGAGGCCATATCTTTGCAACATCTGTGGGAAAAAATTCACTCAGGCGTCAGCATTGAACGTTCAtgtaagaacacacacagatgagaggCCGTTTTCTTGCGAAACGTGTGGGAAAGATTTCAGAGCAAGAGGTAACTTGATGAAGCACACCAGAATTCACTCAGGAGAGAAGCCGTACTCTTGCAAGACATGTGGGAAAGATTTTGTACGTAAGAATGACTTGAACGTCCACgtgagaatccacacaggtgagaagccgtatttTTGCAAAACATGCGGGGCAGCTTTCAGACATGCAAGTCACTTAAAAGGCCACATGAGAACCCACACTGGAGAGAAGCCGTTTATATGCAAAACATGCGGGAGAGCTTTCAGACTTAGAAGTCACTTGTTGAGCCACATGAATACCCACACTGGGGTGAAACCACATTCTTGCAACACCTGCGGGAAAAGGTTTTGTCGGATTTCACTTTTGAAGTCTCATGTAAGAATCCATACAGCTGACAGGAGTCCTGCTCTCACAACACCTGCGGAAGAGGTTACGTCATAG
- the LOC126395118 gene encoding zinc finger protein 239-like, with amino-acid sequence MVEEMPVEYIPDKSYVVPEPDSDHQLLSHEAESQDQKGDKHGDSGSTRNAEQTEPNHNSNSHINNLYNPTISTIHCNTDTGKKSLKCDTCGKAFTCRSLLQRHLRAHTGEKPYPCNICGKKFTQTSGLNAHRRTHTGERPYSCNICGKKFTQTSVLNAHRRTHTGEKPYCCKTCGKDFRTRGILMDHTRTHTGERPYCCKTCGKDFGRKSHLTVHMRIHTGEKPYVCKTCGAAFTLGSHLTVHMRTHTGEKPCLCKTCGAAFRHSGHLIGHMRTHTGEKPFICKTCGAAFTLKSHLTVHMRNHTGEKPYPCKTCGAAFRHSSHLKGHMRTHTGEKPFICKTCGAAFTLRSYLNVHMRRHILAAPAGKDAVGQQN; translated from the coding sequence ATGGTGGAGGAAATGCCTGTAGAGTACATTCCAGATAAAAGCTATGTTGTCCCAGAACCAGACAGTGACCACCAGCTCCTCTCTCATGAAGCTGAGAGCCAAGATCAGAAAGGAGACAAGCATGGAGACTCAGGTTCAACTAGAAATGCAGAGCAAACAGAACCGAATCACAACAGCAACAGTCACATTAACAACTTATATAACCCTACTATATCAACAATTCACTGTAATACTGACACAGGTAAAAAGTCTTTGAAATGTGACACATGTGGGAAAGCTTTCACATGTAGGTCACTTTTGCAGAGACACCTGAGagcacacacaggtgagaagccatatCCTTGCAACATCTGTGGGAAAAAATTCACTCAGACATCAGGATTGAATGCTCATAgaagaacacacacaggtgagaggcCATATTCTTGCAACATCTGTGGGAAAAAATTCACTCAGACATCAGTATTGAATGCTCATAgaagaacacacacaggtgagaagccatattGTTGCAAAACGTGTGGAAAAGATTTCAGAACAAGAGGTATCTTGATGGACCAcaccagaacacacacaggagagaggCCATATTGTTGCAAAACGTGTGGGAAAGATTTTGGACGTAAGAGTCACTTGACTGtccacatgagaatccacacaggtgagaagccgtatgtTTGCAAAACCTGTGGGGCAGCTTTCACACTCGGAAGTCACTTGACTGTCcacatgagaactcacacaggtgagaagccgtgtCTTTGCAAAACCTGTGGGGCAGCTTTCAGACATAGTGGCCACCTAATAGGCCACATGAgaacccacacaggtgagaagccgtttATATGCAAAACCTGTGGGGCAGCTTTCACACTCAAAAGTCACTTGACTGTCCACATGAGAaaccacacaggtgagaagccgtatccttgcaaaacatgtggggCAGCTTTCAGACATAGTAGCCACCTAAAAGGCCACATGAgaacccacacaggtgagaagccatttATATGCAAAACCTGTGGGGCAGCTTTCACACTCAGAAGTTACTTGAATGTCCACATGAGACGCCACATTCTTGCAGCACCCGCAGGAAAAGATGCTGTCGGACAACAGAATTGA